The Erpetoichthys calabaricus chromosome 5, fErpCal1.3, whole genome shotgun sequence genome has a segment encoding these proteins:
- the LOC114652453 gene encoding NACHT, LRR and PYD domains-containing protein 3-like — protein MERLREDLSSVLEELRTQELKRFVFRIESAEQRHQCAHIPKGLFEKAGNETWEIVHLMIGYYGEKTKDVALDALEAIGRRDLVKSFEDACTTTKTTGRRGDYIKEYREEIKRKYEHIHRDTFLPEERVEFNSQYTSLTFIKKRQKLDEKEEELKARGDDLVSLMEKHRKYNITINEIFSIIENDDDKREPRTVVIQGPAGIGKTFTVHKIMLDWASGELFQDRFDFVFHLCCRELRISDHESLQELIIKCSSILEEALEEILLNPERILFIFDGLDELAFSEVNARDESAVKFLLTRKIMPQASVLITTRPTALSVLKGKIDRYIEIVGFLEDGIMDYFLKSFKDQEKALSAFNVIKGNSVVLSMCFVPMVCWIICSMMKENEEDREDLLKNVTNASQILLHFINTLLEHHFNVSGNSDFLQNVCRLSYHGICEKKTMFKEDELSKFFITTTGSESTFFSKTLFKRHLRVKAMYHFLHLSIQELLAALYCASQASNEETEKLLNDSLSLEQGNLIHVVRFLFGLANETSQEIIEDLNIISLSIEKTTLQSWFSRAITWYRETYPKTSDQASNHFLLQLLYCLYEMQDAEFATQAMKEIPWIDLSGCLLNRVDCTVIKYCIECSECVQNLDVYRCNLDDVAVKILCEILPKCLSIKLHSEKLTEETLENLCENLTSQHQDIQLSIWELKNLFFVSLESSVEAPESRVLHESLTEESIESLGENLTPQENNYGEPCVTEFTEESIEYLSENLTPQEYNYGQLVVTEFTEESIEYLSESLTSQEYCYGELDVKKRENESDFSLDDELNDTETRLPTETYFEKVVEVVYCTEFLMPTMEIILEHPNKSVEFLTETHKIEHTYLNNEKREYESFSFSEDVPKNNNESRLWFCEVSDSLVIQTCRRLFPKVRFADVTLCSPYCEETVKLIIGMLNDQGFSLKRLSVGMHSLDSIENVYKMLSGDKKMKNATWELKEISCVNFSYVKYTAATMETSVYVTGFEEYVTQSCRRLIQRCKPTLIHLSDLDDVRLKTIIDILDIEDYTNKHLKIQSNFYPESSVENIRCILFEEEKIRNIMWSVLLCWRTDILLTHEAGSSEIREQHFHHPVSLIG, from the exons ATGGAGAGGCTTAGAGAGGACCTTTCAAGTGTGTTAGAGGAGCTGAGGACACAAGAGCTGAAGCGCTTTGTGTTTAGAATAGAGTCAGCAGAGCAGAGACACCAGTGTGCACACATCCCAAAAGGCCTGTTTGAGAAAGCAGGGAATGAGACTTGGGAAATTGTACACCTCATGATTGGTTATTATGGAGAAAAAACTAAAGATGTGGCTTTGGATGCGTTAGAGGCAATTGGAAGGAGGGATCTGGTGAAGAGCTTTGAAG ATGCATGCACTACCACTAAAACTACGGGAAGGAGAGGTG ATTACATAAAAGAGTatagagaagaaataaaaagaaaatatgaacacattcaCAGGGATACTTTCCTACCAGAAGAAAGAGTCGAGTTTAACTCTCAGTACACCAGTCTAACTTTCATTAAAAAACGGCAAAAGTTAGATGAAAAGGAAGAGGAACTCAAAGCAAGAGGAGATGACTTGGTGAGTCTAATGGAAAAGCACAGAAAATACAATATTACTATTAATGAAATCTTTTCTATaattgaaaatgatgatgataaaagggaaCCAAGAACTGTGGTCATTCAGGGACCAGCAGGTATCGGAAAGACGTTCACAGTTCATAAAATCATGCTCGACTGGGCCTCAGGTGAACTTTTCCAAGACAGATTTGATTTTGTGTTCCACCTCTGCTGCAGAGAATTGAGAATAAGTGATCATGAAAGTCTCCAAGAACTGATAATCAAGTGTTCTTCAATTTTGGAAGAAGCTTTGGAAGAAATATTGTTGAATCCAGAacgtattttattcatttttgatggACTTGATGAACTTGCTTTCAGTGAAGTTAATGCAAGAGATgaaagtgcagtgaaattcttattaacAAGAAAAATCATGCCCCAGGCTTCTGTGCTGATCACTACACGGCCAACTGCTTTATCAGTGCTTAAAGGCAAAATCGATCGCTATATCGAAATTGTTGGATTTCTAGAGGATGGAATAAtggattactttttaaaaagttttaaagacCAAGAGAAAGCTCTTAGTGCATTTAACGTTATTAAAGGAAACAGTGTAGTTCTCTCCATGTGCTTTGTGCCAATGGTCTGCTGGATTATCTGTTCAATgatgaaagaaaatgaagaagacagAGAAGATCTTCTGAAAAATGTGACAAATGCCTCACagattttgcttcattttataaatacattgctGGAACATCACTTCAATGTTTCGGGAAATTCAGACTTTCTTCAGAATGTCTGCAGACTGTCTTATCATGGGATCTGTGAGAAGAAAACTATGTTCAAAGAAGATGAGCTCAGTAAGTTTTTTATCACAACTACTGGTAGTGAATCCACATTTTTCAGCAAAACTCTTTTTAAGAGGCACTTGCGTGTGAAAGCTATGTACCATTTCCTGCATTTAAGTATTCAGGAGTTGCTTGCTGCACTTTATTGTGCTTCCCAAGCCTCCAACGAAGAGACTGAGAAACTGCTAAATGACTCTCTCAGCCTTGAACAAGGGAATCTCATACACGTGGTGCGCTTTCTTTTTGGCCTGGCTAATGAAACATCACAGGAAATCATCGAAGACTTAAACATTATTTCATTAAGCATTGAGAAAACAACTTTGCAAAGCTGGTTCTCAAGAGCTATAACATGGTACAGAGAAACGTACCCAAAGACTTCGGACCAAGCAAGCAATCATTTTTTACTGCAGCTCTTGTACTGCTTATATGAGATGCAGGATGCAGAATTCGCTACTCAAGCCATGAAGGAGATTCCTTGGATTGACCTTTCTGGATGTCTTTTGAATAGAGTTGACTGCACTGTGATTAAATACTGTATCGAGTGCAGCGAATGTGTACAAAACCTTGATGTGTATCGATGCAATCTGGATGATGTGGCAGTGAAGATTCTCTGTGAGATTCTTCCTAAATGTCTATCTATCAa GTTGCATTCAGAAAAGCTTACTGAGGAGACACTGGAAAACCTTTGTGAAAATCTTACTTCACAGCATCAGGACATACAACTAAGCATATGGGAATTAAAAAACCTGTTCTTTGTTTCACTTGAATCCTCAGTAGAAGCTCCTGAGTCCAG GGTACTTCATGAGAGTCTTACTGAAGAATCGATTGAAAGTCTCGGTGAAAACCTCACTCCACAGGAAAACAACTATGGAGAGCCATGTGTGACAGAATTTACTGAAGAATCTATTGAGTATCTCAGTGAAAACCTAACTCCACAGGAGTACAACTACGGACAGCTGGTTGTAACGGAATTTACTGAAGAATCGATTGAATATCTCAGTGAAAGCCTTACTTCACAGGAATACTGCTATGGAGAACTGGatgtgaagaaaagagaaaatgagtcTGACTTTTCTCTTGATGATGAATTGAATGACACTGAGACAAG GCTACCTACTGAGACCTACTTTGAAAAGGTGGTGGAAGTTGTTTATTGCACAGAATTTCTTATGCCTACAATGGAAATCATCCTTGAACATCCTAATAAGAGTGTTGAATTTCTCACTGAAACACATAAGATTGAACACACATATCTGAACAACGAAAAAAGAGAATACGAGTCATTTAGCTTTTCTGAAGATGTACCAAAGAATAACAATGAATCCAG GTTATGGTTTTGTGAAGTCTCGGACTCTCTGGTAATACAGACATGCAGGAGGCTCTTTCCAAAAGTCAGGTTTGCAGATGTTACACTCTGTAGTCCCTATTGTGAGGAGACAGTGAAACTCATAATTGGAATGCTGAATGATCAAGGTTTTTCTCTTAAAAGGTTGAG TGTTGGGATGCATTCACTAGATTCAATAGAAAACGTCTATAAAATGCTATCTGGAGACAAGAAAATGAAGAATGCTACCTGGGAATTAAAGGAAATAAGTTGCGTCAACTTTAGTTATGTGAAGTACACAGCTGCTACAATGGAGACAAG CGTTTATGTAACTGGGTTTGAAGAATATGTAACACAAAGCTGCAGAAGACTAATCCAAAGATGCAAGCCAACATTAATCCATTTGTCAGATCTTGACGATGTGAGGTTGAAGACAATAATTGACATTTTAGATATTGAAGATTACACTAATAAACACCTGAA GATACAATCCAATTTCTACCCAGAATCTTCAGTAGAAAACATACGCTGCATTctctttgaagaagaaaaaattagaaacataatGTGGTCAGTGCTTCTTTGTTGGCGTACTGATATTCTTTTGACGCATGAAGCCGGCTCTTCTGAAATAAG GGAGCAACATTTTCATCACCCTGTATCCCTAATTGGATAA